A portion of the Acidihalobacter yilgarnensis genome contains these proteins:
- a CDS encoding tRNA (5-methylaminomethyl-2-thiouridylate)-methyltransferase, protein MTQRKAVALISGGLDSMLAARAIQAQGVHVEGINFFTGFCVEGHTHAIRKQANTAKPKRNNALWVAEQLGIRLHIVDIVEEYKDVVLNPKHGYGANLNPCLDCKIFMVGKAREWMQAHDFDFIITGEVIGQRPKSQRKVTMPIVARESGADDRLLRPLCARNLAPTLPEREGWIDRQQLFDFSGRSRKPQIALAEHYGFDDYAQPAGGCCFLTDESYSRKLGDLWQHRGEKRYELDDIMLLKVGRHLRPREHFKLIVSREEGESRFLEGYRKQFVHLLPISHAGPLTLVEASHALSAEDLSLAARIVARFSQGRDADWVEVAVAEPGDEPRALKVVPLSADEVPQSWYV, encoded by the coding sequence ATGACCCAGCGCAAGGCCGTTGCCCTGATATCCGGCGGGCTAGACTCCATGCTCGCCGCACGCGCGATCCAGGCCCAGGGCGTGCATGTCGAGGGCATCAACTTCTTCACCGGCTTCTGCGTCGAGGGTCACACCCACGCGATCCGCAAGCAAGCGAACACGGCGAAACCCAAGCGCAACAATGCGCTATGGGTTGCCGAGCAGCTCGGCATTCGCCTGCACATCGTCGATATCGTGGAGGAATACAAGGACGTCGTCCTGAATCCCAAGCATGGCTATGGCGCGAATCTCAATCCCTGCCTCGACTGCAAGATATTCATGGTGGGCAAGGCCCGCGAATGGATGCAGGCCCACGACTTCGACTTCATCATCACCGGCGAGGTCATCGGCCAAAGACCCAAGTCGCAACGCAAGGTGACCATGCCCATCGTTGCGCGCGAATCCGGGGCAGACGACCGCCTGTTGCGCCCACTGTGTGCGCGGAATCTCGCACCCACGCTACCTGAACGTGAGGGCTGGATCGATCGCCAACAGCTCTTCGATTTTTCTGGGCGCTCACGCAAACCGCAGATCGCGCTGGCCGAGCACTATGGCTTCGACGACTACGCCCAACCGGCTGGCGGCTGCTGTTTTCTCACCGACGAGAGCTATTCGCGCAAGCTCGGCGACCTCTGGCAGCATCGTGGCGAGAAACGTTACGAACTGGATGACATCATGCTGCTCAAAGTGGGGCGCCACCTGCGCCCCCGCGAACATTTCAAGCTGATCGTCTCGCGGGAGGAAGGCGAGTCCCGTTTCCTCGAGGGTTACCGCAAACAGTTCGTACACCTGTTACCAATCAGCCATGCCGGCCCACTGACCCTGGTCGAAGCCAGCCACGCACTCAGCGCCGAAGATTTGTCGCTGGCCGCGCGCATCGTTGCCCGCTTTAGCCAGGGACGAGACGCCGACTGGGTTGAAGTGGCCGTAGCCGAGCCCGGTGACGAACCACGCGCGTTGAAGGTAGTGCCGCTATCGGCGGACGAAGTCCCCCAGTCCTGGTACGTTTGA
- the glyS gene encoding glycine--tRNA ligase subunit beta, with the protein MNESRADLLIEIGTEELPPGSLRRLAETLADELATRLEAAGVCGGVRHVYATPRRLAVRFEQVPLMQPDRRIERRGPALTAAFDAEGQATKAAQGFARSVGLEVDALERLETDKGTWLCAYLHEPGRATAALIPEMLTAALGKLPIAKRMRWGASEAEFVRPVHWIVLLLGETVIETEILGVKSGRMTHGHRAHHPEPLCLADPAAYAPLLETQGHVLPDFDARRAAIKAQIEALAAGLGGRAMLDEALLDEVTALVEWPVAVAGGFEARFLEVPHEALITTMMDNQRYFPVLDADGRLMPHFITIANLESRDPAQVRAGNERVIRPRLHDAEFFWQQDRRQPLVTRREALKGMVFQSKLGTLYDRSDRMARLAGTIAGELGAAPEEGVRAGELAKCDLVTAMVFEFPELQGVMGRYYATHDGEPAGVARAIEDQYRPAHAGDRLPDAPVAQALALADKLDTLVGIFAIGQRPSGTKDPFALRRAALGVVRILIEGGLELDLEVLLGQAAEALASRLDAGAAVSEVFDYVMERLTAYYADRGIPSDVVDAVLACRPTRLTDLDRRVQAVQAFRALPEAEALAAANKRIRNILRQNGSATALEVERDLLVESAERDLFEALLVAEAATAPQFQQGHYGAALTHLAALRAPVDRFFDETLVMAEDEALRRNRVGVLARLSELFLRVADISRLQTVG; encoded by the coding sequence ATGAATGAATCCCGCGCCGACCTGCTGATTGAGATCGGGACAGAAGAGCTACCACCCGGCTCGTTGCGCCGCCTGGCCGAGACGCTGGCGGATGAGCTGGCCACGCGACTTGAGGCCGCCGGCGTCTGCGGTGGCGTGCGGCATGTTTATGCGACGCCGCGCCGCCTGGCCGTGCGCTTCGAGCAGGTTCCCCTGATGCAGCCCGATCGTCGCATCGAACGCCGTGGCCCGGCACTGACGGCGGCCTTCGATGCCGAGGGACAGGCAACCAAGGCCGCACAGGGCTTTGCCCGTTCGGTGGGTCTCGAAGTGGATGCATTGGAGCGCCTGGAAACCGATAAAGGCACCTGGCTGTGCGCATATCTGCACGAACCCGGGCGCGCCACGGCGGCGCTGATACCCGAAATGTTGACGGCGGCATTGGGCAAGCTACCCATCGCCAAGCGCATGCGCTGGGGGGCGAGTGAGGCCGAGTTTGTGCGCCCGGTGCATTGGATCGTGCTGTTGCTCGGGGAGACCGTGATCGAGACCGAAATTCTCGGCGTGAAGAGCGGACGCATGACGCACGGACACCGGGCACACCACCCGGAACCACTGTGCCTCGCGGATCCCGCCGCCTATGCGCCGCTGCTTGAGACGCAGGGCCACGTACTGCCGGATTTCGACGCACGTCGGGCCGCGATCAAGGCCCAGATCGAAGCATTGGCGGCCGGGCTCGGCGGGCGTGCGATGCTCGACGAGGCGCTGCTTGATGAAGTGACCGCGTTGGTCGAATGGCCGGTCGCGGTGGCGGGCGGCTTCGAGGCGCGCTTTCTGGAGGTGCCGCACGAAGCGCTGATTACCACGATGATGGACAATCAGCGCTATTTCCCGGTACTCGATGCAGATGGCCGCTTGATGCCGCACTTCATCACCATCGCGAATCTCGAAAGCCGCGATCCTGCGCAGGTGCGGGCCGGCAATGAACGCGTGATCCGCCCGCGCTTGCACGATGCCGAGTTCTTTTGGCAGCAGGACCGACGTCAGCCACTGGTCACCCGTCGCGAGGCGCTCAAGGGCATGGTGTTCCAGAGCAAGCTGGGCACGCTCTACGATCGAAGCGACCGCATGGCGCGCCTCGCCGGCACGATTGCCGGCGAGCTGGGTGCCGCGCCGGAGGAGGGCGTGCGTGCAGGCGAGCTGGCCAAGTGCGATTTGGTGACCGCGATGGTGTTCGAGTTTCCAGAGCTGCAAGGCGTGATGGGGCGCTATTACGCCACGCACGATGGCGAGCCGGCGGGCGTGGCGCGTGCGATCGAGGACCAGTATCGCCCGGCGCATGCTGGTGACCGCCTGCCCGATGCCCCCGTCGCGCAGGCCCTGGCGCTCGCCGACAAGCTCGATACCCTGGTCGGCATCTTCGCCATTGGCCAGCGTCCGAGCGGCACTAAGGACCCCTTTGCGCTGCGCCGTGCCGCACTGGGTGTCGTGCGCATCCTCATCGAGGGTGGGCTCGAACTCGATCTTGAGGTGCTGCTCGGGCAAGCCGCCGAGGCCTTGGCGTCGCGGTTGGATGCAGGCGCTGCGGTGAGCGAGGTGTTCGATTATGTGATGGAGCGCTTGACCGCCTATTACGCCGATCGCGGCATTCCCTCCGACGTGGTCGACGCCGTGCTTGCCTGCCGTCCGACACGCTTGACCGATCTCGATCGTCGCGTGCAGGCAGTGCAGGCGTTTCGTGCCCTGCCCGAGGCCGAGGCTCTGGCAGCGGCCAACAAGCGCATTCGCAATATCCTGCGTCAGAATGGCAGTGCGACTGCCCTCGAGGTGGAGCGGGACCTATTGGTGGAATCGGCCGAGCGAGACCTGTTCGAGGCCCTGCTCGTGGCGGAGGCTGCGACCGCGCCACAGTTCCAACAGGGTCATTATGGCGCCGCGCTGACGCATTTGGCGGCGCTGCGCGCCCCGGTCGACCGCTTCTTCGACGAGACCCTGGTGATGGCGGAAGATGAAGCTTTGCGACGCAATCGCGTGGGCGTGCTTGCACGCTTATCCGAGCTGTTTCTGCGAGTCGCCGATATTTCCCGGTTACAGACGGTAGGCTGA
- the glyQ gene encoding glycine--tRNA ligase subunit alpha, whose protein sequence is MTSYDVSTFQSLIRALQDYWSGEGCVILQPYDMEMGAGTFHPATFLRAIGPEPWRAAYPQPSRRPTDGRYGENPNRLQHYYQFQVMLKPSPDDIQALYLGSLTALGLDQLVHDIRFVEDNWESPTLGAWGLGWEVWLNGMEVSQFTYFQQVGGLDCRPVTGEITYGLERIAMYLQGVESVYDLVWTRGPQGVVRYGDVFHQNEVEQSSYNFEQANVEALLGWFDTCEAESARLIEAGLPLPAYEQMLKASHTFNLLDARQAISVTERQRYILRVRTLSRAIAEAYYAARERLGFPLLAGVQETHHE, encoded by the coding sequence ATGACCAGCTACGATGTCTCCACCTTCCAATCCCTGATTCGTGCCCTGCAGGATTACTGGTCCGGCGAGGGTTGCGTGATTCTGCAGCCCTATGACATGGAGATGGGCGCCGGCACCTTCCACCCCGCGACCTTTCTGCGTGCCATTGGCCCCGAACCGTGGCGGGCGGCCTATCCCCAGCCCTCGCGCCGTCCTACCGATGGTCGTTATGGCGAAAATCCAAACCGTCTGCAGCATTATTATCAGTTTCAGGTGATGCTCAAGCCTTCGCCGGACGACATTCAGGCACTGTATCTGGGCTCTCTGACGGCCCTCGGGCTTGATCAGTTGGTGCACGACATACGCTTTGTCGAGGACAACTGGGAATCGCCCACCTTGGGTGCCTGGGGGCTCGGTTGGGAAGTCTGGCTCAATGGCATGGAAGTCAGCCAGTTCACCTATTTCCAGCAGGTGGGTGGCCTTGATTGCCGCCCGGTGACCGGCGAAATTACCTATGGGCTGGAGCGCATCGCGATGTATCTGCAGGGCGTCGAAAGCGTGTATGACCTGGTGTGGACACGAGGTCCGCAGGGTGTGGTGCGCTACGGCGACGTATTCCATCAGAACGAGGTCGAGCAATCGAGCTACAACTTCGAGCAGGCCAACGTCGAGGCCTTGCTGGGATGGTTCGACACCTGCGAGGCTGAGAGTGCGCGCCTGATCGAAGCCGGTTTGCCGTTGCCGGCCTACGAGCAAATGCTCAAGGCTTCGCATACCTTCAATCTGCTCGATGCCCGTCAGGCCATCTCGGTGACCGAGCGTCAGCGATACATTCTGCGTGTACGGACCCTGTCGCGCGCCATTGCCGAGGCCTATTACGCGGCGCGGGAGAGGCTCGGTTTTCCCCTGCTCGCGGGCGTGCAGGAGACACACCATGAATGA
- a CDS encoding sulfurtransferase TusA family protein: MAEYTLDARRLLCPLPVIRVQTRVAELMPGDTLRVHCTDPGALLDIPAWCRVHGHRVLESHQDAGEVSLVILIQTNEATTR, from the coding sequence GTGGCCGAATACACGCTCGACGCACGCCGACTGCTGTGCCCGCTGCCGGTCATCCGCGTACAAACCCGCGTCGCCGAACTGATGCCGGGCGATACCTTGCGCGTCCACTGTACCGATCCTGGCGCCCTACTCGACATACCCGCCTGGTGCCGCGTACATGGACATCGCGTACTGGAGTCGCATCAGGATGCAGGCGAGGTCAGCCTGGTGATTCTGATACAGACCAACGAAGCCACGACACGCTAA
- a CDS encoding TIGR02186 family protein, with product MKMRLVLAAIALLPALAHAQTPAKPAHLVTELSSDHVDISTRYTGDEITLFGAMSEPAQVVVKVTSPTQAVSIKQKGRVGPFWLSVAKYDIADTPGLYFLLSSAPIDKILPATAQRRYGLGLQDALSGMHVSPTPADAATFRHALLDLKARHHEYVVNGQAVKILGQRLYSTTIKLPAQLPLGTYRVDIYLVRNGQVIATDHRQINVAEVRIEHWISSIADKRSWLFGISFTLAVMALGLFLGVVMGRGGKKA from the coding sequence ATGAAGATGAGACTCGTACTCGCCGCAATCGCCCTGCTGCCCGCATTGGCCCACGCCCAAACCCCGGCGAAACCAGCACACCTGGTCACCGAGCTGAGCAGCGATCACGTCGACATCTCCACGCGCTACACTGGCGACGAGATCACCCTATTCGGCGCCATGTCAGAACCCGCTCAGGTGGTGGTGAAGGTCACCTCGCCGACCCAAGCCGTGTCGATCAAACAGAAAGGGCGCGTCGGTCCGTTCTGGTTAAGCGTCGCCAAATACGACATCGCCGACACGCCCGGTCTGTATTTCCTGCTGTCCTCGGCACCGATCGACAAAATTCTGCCGGCAACCGCGCAACGCCGCTACGGCCTCGGCCTTCAGGACGCACTGAGTGGCATGCACGTATCGCCGACGCCGGCCGATGCCGCGACCTTCCGCCACGCACTGCTCGACCTGAAGGCGCGCCACCACGAATACGTGGTCAACGGCCAGGCCGTGAAGATACTGGGGCAACGACTCTACTCGACCACCATCAAACTGCCCGCACAACTACCGCTGGGCACCTATCGGGTAGACATCTACCTCGTGCGCAACGGGCAGGTAATCGCCACCGACCACCGACAGATCAATGTCGCGGAGGTGCGTATCGAGCACTGGATATCCAGTATCGCGGACAAGCGTTCCTGGCTGTTCGGTATCAGCTTCACACTGGCGGTGATGGCCCTCGGGCTGTTCCTCGGGGTGGTCATGGGGCGCGGTGGCAAGAAGGCCTGA
- a CDS encoding sulfite exporter TauE/SafE family protein gives MDIFLPIAHMDVNLLLILFFGAIVGFLSGLVGVGGGFLITPLLLFIGVPPLVAVATGAAQIVGTSASGSYAHWRLGNIDFRMAFVLLVGSWTGGAVGVHIAQVLEAGGHFGTIVTFLYVGLLGIVGASMLIESLNALRGSSKAKAAKSEGKTGQGGWMTRLPLQVDFPVSQLKLSLIVPVIIGFGVGILTSLMGVGGGFIMVPVMIYLLRMPTKVVVGTSLFQLLFTTAEVSILQAGVNHAVDPFLALVLVIGSALGTQWGTKLGSRLPGEQLRLILALVVVAVAVKMLFGILIKPHDIYSLVLAR, from the coding sequence ATGGACATCTTCCTGCCCATCGCCCACATGGATGTGAATCTCCTTCTCATCCTGTTCTTCGGAGCCATCGTCGGTTTTCTCTCCGGCCTGGTGGGCGTCGGTGGCGGCTTCCTGATCACCCCGTTGTTGCTGTTCATCGGCGTGCCGCCCCTGGTTGCTGTGGCCACCGGCGCCGCTCAGATCGTGGGTACCTCTGCCAGCGGCAGTTATGCCCATTGGCGCCTGGGCAACATCGACTTCCGCATGGCCTTCGTGTTACTAGTCGGCAGCTGGACCGGCGGCGCGGTCGGCGTGCACATCGCGCAAGTGCTGGAGGCTGGCGGCCACTTCGGCACCATCGTGACCTTCCTCTACGTCGGCCTGCTCGGTATCGTCGGCGCCAGCATGCTGATCGAATCGCTCAATGCCCTGCGTGGGAGTTCGAAGGCCAAGGCCGCGAAATCCGAAGGCAAGACCGGGCAAGGCGGCTGGATGACACGGTTGCCCTTGCAGGTGGATTTTCCGGTCTCCCAACTCAAGCTGTCGCTGATCGTGCCGGTGATCATCGGCTTTGGCGTCGGTATTCTCACCTCGCTGATGGGCGTCGGCGGCGGCTTCATCATGGTGCCGGTAATGATCTACCTGCTGCGCATGCCGACCAAGGTCGTGGTCGGCACCTCGTTGTTCCAGCTACTGTTCACCACCGCCGAGGTCAGCATTCTGCAGGCTGGCGTGAATCATGCGGTCGACCCCTTTCTCGCACTGGTGCTGGTCATCGGTTCCGCGCTTGGCACCCAGTGGGGCACCAAGCTCGGATCGCGTCTCCCGGGTGAACAGCTACGCCTGATTCTCGCACTGGTGGTGGTCGCGGTCGCGGTGAAGATGCTGTTCGGGATACTGATCAAACCCCACGACATCTACAGCCTGGTACTTGCCCGATGA
- a CDS encoding tRNA threonylcarbamoyladenosine dehydratase produces the protein MPPDATAIPAAHERTAILIGATGIERLRDVHVLVAGLGGVGGNAAEALGRAGVGHITLLDHDTVAPSNLNRQAIALHSTLGRSKATLMAERLLDINPDITTTVLTDFLRPEDADALIARAPFDYILDCIDSIACKAALVAAAQRAGRPIMSSMGAGGRMDPSRIHVATLNQTHTCALAREMRKSLKDLGARLNYPVVFSDEPPVVKGLAHQPVDDPAGRPRAVNGTISYMPALFGLTLAGHAIRTLLSEATQAR, from the coding sequence ATGCCGCCAGATGCTACCGCCATCCCCGCCGCCCATGAGCGTACCGCCATCCTGATCGGTGCCACCGGCATCGAGCGCCTGCGAGATGTCCATGTGCTGGTCGCCGGTCTCGGTGGCGTCGGTGGCAACGCGGCCGAAGCCCTCGGCCGCGCCGGCGTCGGCCATATTACGCTGCTCGACCACGACACGGTCGCACCGTCCAATCTCAACCGGCAAGCGATCGCGCTACATTCCACACTGGGCCGTTCCAAGGCCACGCTGATGGCCGAGCGCCTGCTCGATATCAACCCCGATATCACCACCACCGTGCTCACCGATTTCCTCCGCCCTGAGGATGCTGATGCGCTGATCGCGCGCGCGCCATTCGACTACATACTCGATTGCATCGACTCGATCGCCTGCAAGGCTGCCTTGGTCGCCGCCGCGCAGCGTGCCGGCCGGCCGATCATGTCGAGCATGGGTGCAGGTGGGCGTATGGACCCGAGCCGCATCCATGTCGCGACGCTCAATCAAACCCACACCTGCGCACTCGCCCGGGAAATGCGCAAATCGCTCAAGGACCTGGGCGCGCGGCTCAACTACCCAGTGGTCTTCTCCGACGAACCACCGGTAGTCAAGGGACTGGCACACCAACCTGTGGACGACCCGGCCGGACGACCGCGCGCGGTCAATGGCACCATTAGCTATATGCCCGCACTGTTCGGCCTCACGCTCGCCGGCCATGCAATCCGTACCCTGTTATCCGAAGCCACCCAAGCGCGATAA
- the gmhB gene encoding D-glycero-beta-D-manno-heptose 1,7-bisphosphate 7-phosphatase, which produces MKLIILDRDGVINEDSDDYIKSPDEWRPIPGSLEAIARLNEAGYQVVVATNQSGIGRGLFDVETLAAMHEKMHRLLAAYGGHIDAVFFCPHAPGQRCGCRKPAPGLFAEIAQRFGVDLGGVPAVGDSLRDIEVAQAVGAQPMLVRTGKGQRTLAAGKVSGDVPIFDDLAHVADTLVNTGEMT; this is translated from the coding sequence ATGAAACTGATCATCCTCGATCGCGACGGGGTCATCAACGAGGATTCGGACGACTACATCAAGTCACCGGACGAGTGGAGACCCATCCCCGGCAGCCTGGAGGCGATTGCACGCCTCAACGAGGCCGGTTATCAAGTCGTGGTGGCGACCAATCAGTCGGGTATCGGCCGCGGTCTGTTCGATGTCGAGACGCTGGCCGCCATGCACGAGAAAATGCACCGTTTGCTGGCCGCGTATGGGGGGCATATCGATGCGGTGTTTTTCTGCCCGCATGCGCCGGGACAACGCTGCGGTTGTCGCAAGCCCGCCCCTGGTCTGTTTGCGGAAATTGCCCAGCGCTTCGGTGTCGATCTTGGCGGCGTTCCCGCGGTCGGCGATTCCTTACGCGACATCGAGGTCGCACAGGCCGTGGGCGCTCAACCCATGCTGGTGCGCACGGGGAAGGGTCAGCGGACCTTGGCCGCGGGCAAAGTGTCGGGCGATGTGCCGATCTTTGACGACCTAGCCCACGTGGCTGACACCTTGGTCAACACCGGAGAAATGACATGA
- a CDS encoding lysophospholipid acyltransferase family protein, with translation MSTSVARFRSWLWLALVAPSTILFSLLGLLLFAAPFKVRYAVITRWTRFAVWWLRVTCDLDFRVEGAEHLPAGAAVILAKHQSAWETLAFQVIFPPQVWVLKRELLRIPFFGWGLRMLEPIAIDRSAGRKAVVQLIRQGRERLNRGIWVVVFPEGTRVAPGEHGRYKSGGAVLAVNAGVPVVPVAHNAGLYWLRDGGKRSGTIRVVIGPLIETAGREPDAVNAEAEAWIEGCMPGLLAEEKSQ, from the coding sequence ATGAGCACGTCGGTGGCCAGGTTCCGCTCCTGGTTGTGGCTGGCGTTGGTGGCGCCGTCGACGATTCTCTTTTCCCTGCTCGGTCTGCTCTTGTTCGCAGCACCCTTCAAGGTGCGTTATGCCGTGATCACGCGTTGGACGCGTTTCGCGGTGTGGTGGTTACGCGTGACCTGTGACCTGGATTTCCGCGTTGAAGGGGCCGAACATCTGCCCGCTGGCGCGGCGGTGATCCTCGCCAAGCACCAGTCGGCCTGGGAGACGCTGGCCTTCCAGGTGATCTTCCCGCCGCAGGTCTGGGTGCTCAAGCGTGAGTTGCTGCGCATCCCCTTCTTCGGTTGGGGTTTGCGCATGCTCGAACCCATCGCCATTGATCGTAGTGCCGGGCGCAAGGCGGTTGTTCAGCTGATTCGCCAGGGGCGCGAGCGCCTGAATCGCGGGATATGGGTGGTCGTGTTCCCGGAAGGTACACGGGTCGCGCCTGGCGAGCACGGACGTTACAAATCGGGTGGCGCGGTGCTTGCCGTGAATGCCGGCGTGCCGGTGGTGCCCGTGGCGCATAACGCCGGGCTCTATTGGCTGCGCGATGGCGGCAAGCGTTCGGGCACGATTCGAGTGGTCATCGGGCCGCTGATCGAGACCGCGGGGCGCGAGCCTGATGCGGTCAACGCCGAGGCCGAGGCCTGGATCGAAGGTTGCATGCCGGGGCTGCTGGCCGAGGAGAAATCACAATGA
- a CDS encoding cation diffusion facilitator family transporter: METIDTSTPDARYGAMRRVTLIGSLVNLVVSTAQIAGGIMAHSQALVADGLHTLSDLASDVVVLLAAKHGSQDADDEHPYGHRRIETLGSVIVGLALMAVATGIAIDAFSHLLQPEHGPGPEPIALAFAALAILAKESLYHYTMHVAKQVKSTLLKANAWHHRSDVLSSLIVFAGIGGTLLGFDHLDAIAAIAVSAMILRIGWQLATSGVRELIDTGLDADEVQAIRGSILALDGVKNLHTLRTRRMGGEALADVHIQVNPRISVSEGHHIGEAVRNHLIEHYEHVSDVTVHVDPEDDEREASCAHLPLRQTLLAALRAQWKDIPAARELENVHLHYLNGRAHLDLFMPLRGPVETAEMARLVAEQLVTASKALPEIGEVKVYFRCERTD, encoded by the coding sequence ATGGAAACCATCGACACCTCCACTCCAGACGCACGTTACGGCGCCATGCGCCGCGTCACCCTGATCGGCTCCCTGGTCAACCTGGTCGTCTCAACGGCCCAGATCGCGGGCGGAATCATGGCCCACTCTCAGGCCTTGGTCGCTGACGGGCTGCACACCCTCTCCGACCTCGCCAGCGACGTCGTTGTGCTGCTCGCCGCCAAACACGGCAGCCAGGATGCCGATGACGAGCATCCCTATGGGCACCGGCGCATCGAAACCCTCGGCTCGGTCATTGTTGGCCTCGCGCTGATGGCCGTGGCGACCGGCATCGCCATCGACGCTTTCAGCCACCTATTGCAACCCGAACATGGCCCCGGCCCCGAACCCATCGCACTCGCCTTCGCCGCCTTGGCTATCCTCGCCAAAGAATCGCTGTATCACTACACCATGCACGTCGCGAAGCAGGTTAAATCGACGCTGCTCAAGGCCAACGCCTGGCATCATCGCTCCGACGTCCTCTCCTCGTTGATCGTGTTCGCGGGCATCGGCGGCACGCTGCTCGGCTTCGACCACCTCGACGCCATCGCTGCCATCGCCGTATCGGCAATGATCCTGCGCATCGGCTGGCAACTGGCGACCAGCGGTGTACGCGAGCTGATCGACACCGGTCTCGATGCGGACGAGGTTCAGGCGATTCGCGGCAGCATCCTCGCGCTGGACGGCGTCAAGAACCTACATACGTTGCGCACACGCCGCATGGGCGGCGAGGCACTGGCCGACGTCCATATTCAAGTCAATCCGCGGATCAGTGTCTCGGAAGGCCATCACATCGGCGAAGCCGTTCGCAACCACCTGATCGAACACTACGAGCACGTCTCCGACGTCACGGTGCATGTCGATCCAGAGGATGACGAACGCGAGGCCAGCTGTGCGCATCTACCCCTACGCCAGACACTGCTTGCAGCCCTACGCGCACAGTGGAAAGATATCCCCGCGGCGAGGGAACTCGAAAACGTTCATCTCCACTATCTCAACGGGCGAGCCCATCTCGATCTCTTCATGCCGCTCCGCGGACCGGTAGAAACGGCAGAGATGGCCCGCCTTGTCGCGGAACAACTCGTCACGGCGAGCAAGGCACTACCAGAAATCGGCGAGGTAAAGGTCTATTTCCGCTGCGAACGCACCGATTAG